A genomic window from Oceanobacillus timonensis includes:
- a CDS encoding helix-turn-helix domain-containing protein, protein MKKVHLQLNQLLHQHDLSITQLHIKTGIRRATLSELASGKRQRIQLEHIDKIVNALNIKDINELFRIEEDDEL, encoded by the coding sequence TTGAAAAAAGTACATTTGCAACTGAACCAATTGCTCCATCAACATGATTTATCGATTACACAATTGCATATAAAAACTGGGATTCGTCGGGCAACACTTAGTGAGCTTGCAAGCGGCAAGCGTCAGCGAATCCAATTAGAACACATAGATAAAATCGTGAATGCCCTAAATATTAAAGATATAAATGAATTATTCCGTATTGAAGAAGATGATGAATTATAA